The following DNA comes from Papaver somniferum cultivar HN1 chromosome 4, ASM357369v1, whole genome shotgun sequence.
aagagcaaagagattgttcttggtcatcacatacattctgaaggatgctaagttgttgcgaagatatcgccatcttatttaaacaaattcgcttctcttgagatagagttttattctcatctgataaaaattccatccctagattagctttagttaaagaataagagaggcgagatattttattacttaataaatcttgcctctgaactaattgggtattttgattggtaaggttatttatatgatcaaaagagtatgaatagaggttatctaattggttatattgatccatcaaaatctctttaacacgggattcttcaacaacagattcaaattgatatctctccattatttgtttctggtttaaggcttaacatgcgaaagagggatttcaaggataatcaaatatggaaaggataaaatcattagaaaggaaaattgaaggcacagataaggaaatcatacctctcagttcatcattcttcttgcgaagattgtcgcgatccagcaaaacattctgaagcttttgtcgagacgaagagcattacactctttttccaaagctgtttgcgaagcagctctgtcagagacaaaatacttactcagaatttcgcaaataccagacttgacaggatcaatgggagacttcttgacatcatccaagacctcagacaaaactttgaaggcaatatttatcccttccacggtttctttcgaaaaaggaagaggctcaggtagagaactggcaatgatagaaggttgagaaacattatcaataagaagagaagaagtttcattcgtagaaggattaataaggggggtctcagtcattgaaaggtcagttgaagaaatgaaatctgaggcagctttttcgcgaattagagataatggtttaacttgcgaagatgtcgcgggAGATTTAGATgaaataagtaagtggaatggaacagaggtttcaacggttttaaggtggcaagatttcttgagaggtctattggcatccttatcacactgcaaatcacaatccagataagaaacagagacaATAATATTTTTatcagaaaagaataatgtttcttactaccttctgattcgcagactttcttttgtttacaacaatcttatgctgcgatttgggagtATTAGGGTTCTGAGCCGtaggtgttagaggcgtttttactgaaataaaaacagtatgggaatcacataagcagcatcatcaaataaagcagtaagcaagatcaatttcagcaaaagccataagaaagaaaaaagaaaactaaccttgatgaatccatggaatacaccagcaggaagattaattcgtaaaaattaaaaaaggaagaaagttacgaacagtgaagatctacagagggaacagtatggagatgaagaagaaattaaaaagattaaaagaagaagaaagaagaaaaagttgtaatggcagaatttatggaagaacaatagagttgcagagatgagagaataaaaagagaagagaaagtaaaaacaaaatggaaagaagagtaagaagaatatatagagaagaaatAAACACTATTAatacgaaaagacatgagcggttgaaaagcagcggttacagaagacgtgtcaagaaatagatggaagaaaagatacgtgtgataaatgcataatatgaagagatggacagatgcggcatttctcacatcattctctacttcgcagagaagatatgagaagaggcaagatgtatgatcataatctcgcagcaataatacctcagcgaaattattaacaacacaacatagcagcgtcgcagaataacttcagaaacgaaataataaacgacgtcagctaaatcatgagaaaaatgtgatagtcctgcgaaaattagagagtttgcgagattaacatttataaggtcgcgagaatgtcacaagccatatccgaaaataaaggacatgttagctgtcatccactatgtaattccctataaatagccgctcagttgtaaaagaaggagggagatcttttctgagtgagaagcaagtaaataggagagagaaaatctagagcagtgtttattcttgattcctttatcttctcttgtaagattgttcaaagattcatcaataaaattaagattgttaatctaaaatgagttgaatgttattgaaatcttgtgaggggtgtagtgtaggatttcctgcaactacagtccagacctcaCGACACTACGTTAGATGAAACAAACAGCTCAAAGCAAACTTATGATGCCTTGGTTTTGATCCAATCGGTTCATGCAAAAAAGACAAACAAGAGTTAGTCTTGAAATACACTTTATGATTtacaaaacataaaacaaaaacaaattgaaTCAATATTAAAAAGATTAGATGAAAGTGATATAACGGTGAAAACTGTTCCGCAGCCCGATTATAttataatccaaaaaaaaaacttgaccACGTATGTTTTAGGATATTTTCTTTTGCCGCCGCTCAGTGGGTGGAGAGTTACGATGCTGATGACGTATTATAAatagagaaagaggagaagaagacaCAAAACAAAGGGAGAAATAAGAAGAGTTCTCATTAGGTGTGTGTATAATACAAAGTTTTAAGTCTCTATTTATATACCCAAGTATGTAAACCCTAATCTTAGACACAAAGGGAATCTTATTAATTAAACTTTAGGTTTATAATAAAGAAATACATTTTTTGTGTTATtagtaaataaaaaatcaatattcCCATATTTACGAGTCAGAAAAGAGGTAAGTAATTAATGTCATGTATTGTATGTAATCCTATATAAATCAATCTCTTCCTACTCTTATGTCATATACCCTGCAATATTGTTGGTTCTGGAAGAGGACCAGATTAATAATGTCTAAGTTCATTGTCTCAAGCAATTGCTCACTCATTCTAGTCGTCCTCCTTTTTACAATTTTAATTCCAGGGGAATTAGTTGATGGAAAAACAATTTCGAAACATGTGAACAAAGCAATAATGATGACCATCAAGGTAAAACTTAGTTTACATTCGTTTATGCAATTATCTTACCCTTATCGACATATTTGTATGTTAATTAACTTTTATGGTGCAGGTTGAAGAAGATGAGGTTATCGATTGTTATGATATCTACAAGCAGCCTTCCTTTAATCATCCTTCGCTTCATAATCATCAAATTCAGGATTAATGAATATTTGTCCTCGTATATAGATACACAATAGAATGTTTTGATTTCAAACTATAAAGGGAATAACTTTGTTTTTATTGGTATCTACGAAACAGACGAGACCAAGTATGAACCCAGAGAATGTAACATTAGATGATTTTGGGACACTTCAATTTACACAGACTTGGCATAAGTATGGAAAATGTCCACAAAGAACTATCCCCATACGAAAGAATATAAGAGACGGTCCAACACTTTCGCGTAAACATCGACTTTCAAGATTTTCTCATTTTAATACAACAGATACATCAAAACCAAAGAAAACGGACGGCCATGAGGTATACTTACACATAATAGGTCTTATGAAAAAGTTTTATTGTTTTTTTCATCAGTATATAGTGGTTTTAATAAGTTTTGAAAATCGTTTGTTTGTATATGCTTAAATGCTTTTATAGTACGCGGTATTTACGGTGCTCGACAAATTTTTAGGAGGACAAGCAAAAATAAATCTTTGGAATCCAGCGGTGGAAACTCCAGTCGAGATAAGTGTTTCTCAAATCTGAGCTTTTGCTGGTGCCGGTATTGATGGTTTTAATAGTATTGAAGATGGATGGGAAGTAAGTTATCCACCCAAGCTTATGTTTCCATAATTCAAATTTATTAGCGTAACACTGAATTtgatttgtctttttatttaggTGTGTCAACCCAGATACGGTGATTATCAGACCAGATTCTTTATATTGTGGACTGTAAGTGTTGTTGCTCAGAAAAATCCATCTGATTTTTTTCTCCTTTACTCCCTACACTAGGACGAATATTAATTAGAAGTCCTCttaaatgaaaatctctgatttcCGACAACTATCTAATTTTGTTCAATatcatttaatttttatttatttattttgtcagACTGATGGATACACAAATAGTTGCACCAACCTTGAATGTGAAGGTTTTGTGCACACATCTCCGCTAGACCTCCCTTGGTTGCAATTTCACGGAAATGTCCACTTTCAAAGGAGACCAAAAAGATGCCACTTTCGGTATACACAAGGTAAGTGGAAGTAATCAGCGTCTTGCTCACATCAGTTTTCCAATTTTACTCTAAAAATTGGTATTGAATTTTTTTGCAGGATCCAGATAGCGGTAATTGGTCGATACTAGTGCAAGGTATTCCCGTCGGATATTATCCGAGTTTTTTATTCACCCTATTATCAAAGACACCAGCAACAATGGAGTTCGGTGGAGAAATCTTTGGTGAGAGATCTAAAGGACGACATACTACGGCTCAAATGGGTAGTGGTAATTTCCCTTCAGAAGGACATTTGGGTGTATCCAGTTATTTTCATCAAGTCCAAGTAAATGTTGAAAATAACGAAGTCCAAAACCCCGAGAACGTTGATGTGTATGTGTCGAATCGAAATTGCTATGATTTGAAAATCGACACCACTAATGATTACGGGTTTTATCATGGAGGTCCGGGTTATAATGATAATTGTCCGTAATAAAGGGATTTAACAATGTGACATGCTTGAGTGATTAGTTGTTAGTTGTGGTAGGACCTTAATAAACTATTACGATTTGCTCAATAATTATGTTAGGCTAGTATTAAACCAAATGGATAGTTTGTTGAGTGAGTCGtaatgtttattttatttatttttatcttcaagTGAACCATGCAGCTGTGATTCAAGGTTTCTTTCTTCTGTTTTATTTCTCCCATACCAGATCAATACACATGATCGACAATATTTACGTTCTAATTCCCAAGCTTCTCTACTATTATTTTCTCTAATCTGACAAATAACACCGATTATAACAGTGTAATTTATTTACAATTTTTACGCATTCTTCCTACACAAATCCTTCAATGATGAACGTTCAGTTTCGATTAAGCTCGTAAAATATCAGTAGATGTAAGTATCGACATGTTTACAAGCATTTGAACTAAAATGTTCAAGTTTAGGATACATGTTGGGAGTTGTATTGTTGTAGTGTGAACTTATAGGTCCTACAAGTAAATGAGGTTTAGTTTCCTTTTGAATCTTTCAAGGGCTACCAACGGGTATCTGATCATCCGGAACCGAGCTAGAAACGTATTGGGAAGATTAGGCTAAGgaccaacccatggataacccataatatgaggccctcaattaaaagaaatttaaatctaggccccgagttattaaaggacatctatacccttttatatattttcaagcccataattaaataaaatttaaatttaaacccaaaattattaaatctaagcCCAAAATTATAAAAGTATAGTGCGAATGTGtaaatagaagttacacatgcatatgacatgtgtatccagaagttacacatccatatgacatgtgtaatgcaaagttacacttgtatatatatgtgtgGACTCACACATGCGTATGGCAAGAAACAGTTACATATGTGTAAGACATGTGtatctaaaagttacacatccatatgcatgtgtaactttttattACACATGCTATATGTATGTGTATatacaagttacacatccatatgcatcAATTATACATCAAAACTACATATACGGAAAATACAGGTATTACTTTTattttcatttacaataattcgtCTGTTTATCAATTAGATCAATCTGCACAGAGATTTAGCAGGCAACAACAAATACCTTAAAGTATAccacatttttttcaaaaataaccAAATAATTAACATACTTTTCGCCAATGCGCTCCCTGCTAATCTTATATACAATAGCAGCTCTGACCTCATCACTTGCAGCAACTTCTGTTAACTCTTGATCAAGTAAAAACCTGAACCTTTCACTTGAAAGGCACAACATTATCAACATATTCAAACAACATACTTTGGAGAGAAAAAACATGGCTCATTCTTTATTCACGATTACTACATGAATTGCGAACCATAAAAGCCAAAATCAACAAATCTATATTATTTGCCTTTTGAAAtgtatagttacacatgctaagtgaAACCATTCACGACCTATATCCTCACCTATATATACATATACTACCTTTCTTTGTATGATAAGCAAGAAGTCTTACCTGATAAgggtcactagtggaaaatgggtgttTTACCACCCACATCAGAGACCCTCAATGACGGTAGCCGGGCCGCTGACCACAAAGAGCGGTCtctcatttaatttttttttggtatccctTAAAAACCGTCCCTGGATATTTACTATTTTATCCTCATTCAGGGACCCATTCCGCTACCCATGATTGGTGATGTATCTGTTGTTAGATGAACGGCTTAGAAACGTTTGAGATATGAGCCATTGATCTATATGAACGGACGGCTCGATCTGGAAATAAAGACTTCGTTATTATCGATGCATCTGTCTGTACTCATCTCAATCTCTTTAGCTTCCATTATATTTATTCTCTCATACATCTCACAGCAGAACTCCTCTCCATCTCCAgctcttcttttttttatctcCACAAGTGTGAACGTTAATTTTCTCTGGATCGAcctccatcatcttcttcttctacactGGATCCAGATTCGGAAGGTGAAATAGAAGTCAATACCCTGAAATAAATAATCGATTTCAGTGATAAAATCCTTCTTACGATTCATTGGGATAATCATCTATGAGTCAATTTTATACATCATTTTCAATTacaaaaatttaatttttattggTTGGATTAGGGTGAATTTTCAATTGATTTTCCTGGTAATAGTTTGGATTGAAGTGTTCTTTGATTTCTTCGATCTATTCAGAACTAGCTTTGATTTCTTCGATCTATTCAGAACTAgcttttcatatatttttttttaaggttttcagTTTTTACTTCCCGTTCTTCAATCTGAGAAGATTTAAATTCTAAGATTTCAATCCTTGAGTTAGATTGATTCATAACTATATTATATTACGTAAGTACATGATTATCGATTCCTCATGTTAATAATTGTTAGCTTGATTCATGACTCTTGGATTTAACCCCATCATAGTTTGGTATTGATTTCATGATTCTCATGGTGTTTCTTTAGTTAACAGTAATCTCTTGATTTCAGGATTCTAAGATTTGTTtgtgtttgatgttgttgttgtttgtatGTAAGTGGGTTTATTTTTTGAGGAAtgggttttcctaatttttaggTAAGGTATAGAATCATACTCATTACCCACCTTAAAAGGAAATGTTCAATATGCCATGAAagttatttgtttgtttgttcagATTTTTCTGGATTTTCGTCAATCCTTCAAGAAATTTCCCAACTTGCAGTTTAAGCCATCAAATGGAGAAGTTATACATGGGTGAATCACTAAAAACTAAAAAGTGCATCTGCACATTAAGCATGATGCATTTTAAAAATTCTTAAGTTTTAGAGATGAGGTTCCTCATGTGGTAGTTTGTCATTGGCCATGTAATAAACTTGCAATCAAAATTTAGTGTTGATGAACATTTGCTCCATGATTTGCTTATGAAGATGCTAGAAATTGAACATCCAGGTGCTTAGGTAAGATTGATACATTAGGAGtgtgtatatttttttattatttggggTTGTTTCGAAGGATTAATGTGAATTTTAGTTCGAGGTATATGCAAATGGTACCACTAAATGTTGATTGCAGTGTCCCTTCAGTTTATCGTACATTTATTAAGGAAGCTCCTTATGTCAGCGAGGTATAATTACAGGCTTTAGGAAGTGGCTATTCTGCGTAGAGGTGGTTTGGCTGAAGCTCTCATGGTGGACCACACAGCTCGATGAGAAGATGAGTGTAACAGAAAGCAAGGTAGTGTACGGTTTACATAGGGTGGAGATTCACAGAGGTAGTCGGAGGGTACATGGTATCTTTCTGTTTCAGGAAGCATTGAAGATTTCCATCTAAGGGAATAGGTGTGTATTGTGTTTTGTTGTATTGTGTTTCTGATGATCGTAACATGAGGGTTATGTTAGTGATTAATCACATCTCTGAGTGTTTTGACTGGAAACAGCTCGAGCTTCAGTATCAATATGAGTACAACAACATCAGTACTAGCATTGGCTTGACAGAAAACCCCATGGTCAATTTCTCTGGAGTTGTAGGAACACCCCTTCTTGTTATTGGTACTGATCTTTCTTACGACACTGCATCCGGTAACCTCACCAAATGCAATGATGGAGTGAGGTTCGCAAATGCTGACCTGATTGCTGCTGTCACTTTGTGAGTATTTTCTTTTGAGCTCTTCCATATGGATGACCGACTCTTTGTTTTTAGtgagtgtttttctttttttgattgccAGGCTCCTTGTTTTCTTTTGTCGATGTGTGTGTTTTTTTCAATGCTTCTTACTGCCACATTGAGAGTCCCTTGACCTATACAGATGCTAGTGCCAAGCTTGCCCATAGTTTCAGTACAAATGAGAACACCTTGACCATCGGTACCCAGAAAGATTTGGACCAATTGACTTCTGTCAAGGCTAGGATCAACAACCATGGTAAGTCAAGCGCTCTTATCCAACACGAGTGGAGGCCAAGGTCCATCTTCACCGTCTTAATTAACCAACTGACGGTTAATTAGAGTAGCCGATAATCTTATACTAAGTTTTTATCAACCAATTTAGTCTTTGTTATAGAGAAGCTCAGATAATAATATTGGTTTCTTGTATAATTGTTTTACATTTTACACTTGTGTTTTACTGTCACGTTTAGGAACTGAGAATGTGATGCTTAATATCTGATTTCTAGAATGAATTCTTCAGGAATGATTATAGGTGCAGTTGAGTCAACCTTCTATTAAAATCTTTGCCAGTCGTACTGGCTCTCGTTTTCCTTACTAGGTATTCATATTTTCCCTATAGCTAACTAGGCTCAAACTTTATTCTCAAACTTTATGTTCAAATGATGGAATTCAATTTAGACTGTTGGATTATATATTTTAGAATTAAGAAGTGCATAATTTCACTCTTGCAGTAACATGAATGTTCCCTTGTTATTCTTTCAATTTATTTGCTTCTTAATAGTCTTATATATTTCCTTTTTGTTTAAACATTAAGCCCCCCCCACCCCCCAAAGTTAGTATCATCAAGTGTCGGTCATTTTTAGGCATTGGGCATCTATTCTTTTATCCTAATGCACTTACATGTACAATAATTATTGTGTAGTGGATGCTTACTTGAACATTTGATTAAGGTATGGTCGTACTATTGTTAAAACATGATGTTTTAAATTTGTCTTCGGAACTGCTGTTTTTGGCAATTGTGGTAACATGAACTAAATTTATACCTAACTTATCTTTTAATTTTCTAGTCCCTGATCTTGTAGAACAACTCAAACTGGGTGTCCCTAATTAACTTTTTGTGTACAAATGCATGATTTGGTTCTTTTGGCTTGATAAGTTCTCTAATTGTTAGTACCATTacattttctttcatttatttcttTAGTTGATAAAGACTATAAAGTAGAGGCATAAAAAATGGTTTTGTTTGTATGATTAATATCCATAACATATCAGTTAGATGCTTAAGTAtaatttttggtgtttttttctTGTTGTCTCTTCCCTTGGTGTTTACCTTGTGCTTGTACCATCCAATTTCTTGACTAATCAATATATCATCTGCTGTAGGCATGGTTTTAAGTCTAATTTGAAGGAAGTGGTCATACCCATCACTTACTTACTGGTAAGTCATACTCATCCTTTCTAATTTCTTTGGATATGCATATTTATGTccctttatttcttctatttttgAGAATGAGAACTTACTTTTGCTACAGATACACCATTATGAAGTATCTTCTCAGTTGGGGAGTTGGGAATTTTAACATTTTGTTGTTTAAGCAATTGTCTATTAGTTAATCATGTTGTTTAATCTTAGAACTTACTAGCTATCTCGAACATATGTATTGCTCTGAACTCAGGATTTCATtccttttttgtgtaattttaaacccaatggataaaatgaatgaatgtGGAATTCTCAAATTTGAGTTTAAATTTGAAATTCAGTTTGGGTTTCATTTGACTTGACTTCCATCtgatttgacttgactttgacttccatttgatttgacttgactttgacttgagttcaatttgacttgacttgactttgatgcagtcagattatttcagatttagccattcaggcatttcagcaaatctgaatctatatttttcttttatattataatttaaatctgagacCCATGGTTAAGGGTCTGTACCTCGGTACCCTTATAATCGGTCGTTATTCTGAGATCCATggctttgggtcgtaccaaacaGAGACGCTTTATCAGAGACCACAACAGAGACAGTTAAAACTAGTCgtataactcgtatatatgactaGTCCTGACAGTCGCggaacttctgttttccactagtgggTGTTCACTTTCTCTGTCTGAATGGTGTACATCTTCTTGACAGCATCTTGATTATCTTCTTGTCAACACGGATATCAACAATGAATACCAGAGTgttgttgtcttcaatcttcttcattgTGGACTCTGTGGTGAGTGTGTATTTCAGGATCTGGTAATGCTCAAGCTTGTTCCTTGGTGATGCACTAATACGTGGTTACTTGGGGTTCCTTTCCTTCTGCAACACTTTGCAATTCCACCACCACAAATTAATATGACACCTACAGTTATTTCTCCACCATCACACCGCACCTCCAGTAGTACCACCACCCGCACAACCATCAGCTACAACTTTCACCATCACAAAGCTATGAACTGACAGTAAGTTACACATCCACTTTCATATCATAGAATCATTCACAAATTATATGCACGTTTCAGAATGAAAAGAATTCAACCTTAATGGAAAGAATGCAACATTTTCAATCAGT
Coding sequences within:
- the LOC113272988 gene encoding mitochondrial outer membrane protein porin of 34 kDa-like, giving the protein MVPLNVDCSVPSVYRTFIKEAPYVSELDEKMSVTESKVVYGLHRVEIHRGSRRLELQYQYEYNNISTSIGLTENPMVNFSGVVGTPLLVIGTDLSYDTASGSLFSFVDVCVFFNASYCHIESPLTYTDASAKLAHSFSTNENTLTIGTQKDLDQLTSVKARINNHGTENVMLNI